Proteins encoded within one genomic window of Cellulomonas flavigena DSM 20109:
- a CDS encoding GntR family transcriptional regulator: MFDGRDPVYLQIADQIRQDVLSGALGAEEQVMSTTQYATTFRINPATAAKAFAQLVDEGVLYKRRGVGMFVAPGARERLLADARESFFTDTVDPVADAARVLGIDVEDVVARLRARAAGSPSDPGTTAPEGGPR, translated from the coding sequence GTGTTCGACGGACGCGACCCCGTGTACCTGCAGATCGCCGACCAGATCCGCCAGGACGTGCTTTCCGGCGCCCTGGGGGCCGAGGAGCAGGTCATGTCGACCACCCAGTACGCGACGACGTTCCGGATCAACCCGGCCACCGCCGCCAAGGCGTTCGCGCAGCTCGTCGACGAGGGCGTGCTCTACAAGCGCCGCGGCGTCGGCATGTTCGTCGCCCCGGGGGCGCGCGAGCGCCTGCTGGCCGACGCCCGCGAGTCGTTCTTCACCGACACGGTCGACCCGGTCGCCGACGCCGCGCGCGTCCTCGGCATCGACGTCGAGGACGTCGTCGCCCGCCTGCGTGCCCGCGCCGCCGGCTCCCCGTCGGACCCCGGTACCACCGCCCCCGAGGGAGGCCCCCGATGA